ATATCGTTGCCATCGTCTTGATTATCCTTTAAAGATGTCCAGTTTGACTCATCGAGCTACAGTAGCCTTACTTAGTTACGACTGATTGCGCCACAAACCAAGCAATGACTGCTGCATGGATTTGGCATTGCCAAGCACTTCCACACTGGCTTCAAAGCTTCGAGTCGCCGACATCATATCTGCCATCTCATTCACCACGTTTATCCCTGAGTAGTAGACGTAGCCTTCGTCATTTGAAAGCGGGTTATCAGGTTCGAATCGCTCTTCCGTCACAGAAGAAACCTCTACCACATCAGCAATACGGATCGGAACAATGCCTTGATGAGCCCCCAGATTTTGAGACAGCTTGGAGTCAAACTGATTGTAGATTGACGAGAAGATCGGCTTGAGTGGTTTGTAAACTTTGGCAGGATCGCCAGACACTGAATCCGCGTTCGCCAGATTGCTGGAGATGGTATTAAGCCTGACGGTTTGAGCAGTCATCGCTGACCCTGCCGTCTCGTAAATTCCGAAGAAAGACATAGTATCCCTACTTAGTTAGCCAACTTCCTAACGTTGTTTTTATTGCCCTTTAATGGCGGACTTTAAGCCGTTAATCTTTGACTGCAAAAAAGCGAGACTCTGGTGGTAGTCCATCACATTCTTAGCAAATCTCGCTTGCTCTGCTTCCAACTCCACCGTGTTGCCGTCGCGCGTTCTTTGTACAGGTATCCGATACAGCATTTGGCTATCGACTTGCCATGTTTTACTGGTACCGATACCCGTCAAAACGGCATTAAACGACACATCAACCGACTTGTAGTTTGGCGTATCCACATTAGCGATGTTTGAGCTTAGTACGCTCGCTCTGTCTAATCTGAACTGCACCATTTGTGGGTGCACGCCCAACGCTTGGTCTAAGTCAATCATGCCTCTTGCCCTCGCAGCGCAAAGTCATATTAATTTGAAATGGAAACCCTATAACCTATAGTTAATGTAAATTATCGTGTCAAATTTGAGAACACGCTCAAAAACAACAAAGGAATACTTGACATGGAGAAAATTCTATTAACTGAATTTGGTAATCCAAATGTCAAAATGCGGAAGTTTTTACTTAAGCACACCAGCCATTTTTCCAATGAAGTGATTGATTTATTCAAGTTTAATTTTGCTGGTAGACACACTAAGGTCACTTTTTCGCAAGCGAGCGATTATCCGGAGAATTCCGTCAAGTCTGTGCTGAACATCGAAGAGTTCGGTAATATTTTTTTCTACATTGAGCCACAAAATCTGGATGTGTTACTCCACCGGCACCTGAGCAGCGACACGCCAGAAGAACCAAAACATCTAGCGAGTTCTGCCTCAGAATTAACTCAGACTCATCTGCGCCTTTTTCAGAAATTTTCAATGGCACTGGCCAATACGATGACGGCAGATGCTAAGCACTATCTTATTGATAATACTGATCACGAACCCTCTAACGTTGGCGTTCGTATCACGTTCCAGTTTGATCACAAAGAGCTATCGATTGTTATCCTCATTGACGATCGTTATGTGAAAAAACTGCGTGAGATGCTGGGCAACAATGAGACATTTGATCGAGATGAGATTCTCAATACCCTGCGGTATCAACCCGTCGAGATGGGCTGCGTCTTGCTGCACGGTCAATGCACACTGCATGAACTTTCCAAACTGGTGCCCGGTGACGTACTCCCTCTGACATTGTGCAAAAACCTCACCGTCAAAGTGAACGGGCATCCTACTTTTTTTGGCAAACTGCAAACGATTGATTCAGAACTGGGAGTAAAGATCGATGGCTGATGATAAACCAACACGAGACATTGATGTCTCCATCGAAGATATGAACCTGCAAGATGAACTGCCTGATCTTGACGATCTCGACTTGGACCTCAACGATCTTGACGATGACGGGATCCACTCTGATCACGCCACCGCTCCGGCAAGCAGTGTCAACCTGCTTAAGAGCATTCCTGTCGACATCACCGTCGAGGTTGCTCGCAAAACGTTGATCTTAGACGAACTCCTTAATCTGAAATCCGGTAGCGTTGTGATGTTGGAAAAACATGAGGGGGACCCAGTGGATATCAAGATAAATGGGACCTCATTTGGTACCGGAGAAATCGTCTCTAAAAATGGGCAGTACGGGGTAAGACTGCTGAGTATCATCAAGAAACCCAACCAATAAGTGCTGCTATGTCACGGACGACACTCGGACAAACCCTGCTGCTTTTCGCCCTGCTTTGTATTTCACCGCAGGTCGCATTGGCTGAGGGATTGACGATCCTCACTGAAACTCAGGGGGAGCAAGGCACAGAGTACAGTGTCAAACTGCAGATCCTGATATTAATGACGCTGCTTAGCTTTGTTCCTGCGTTTGTCATCATGTGTACCAGTTTCACTCGTATTGTCATCGTGTTGGCGATCCTTCGCCAAGCATTGGGGCTACAACAAACGCCCCCCAATCAAGTATTGGTTGGCATTGCGCTTATTTTCACGCTGCTGATCATGCGTCCTGTTTGGAGCAAAATTTACGATGACGCCTACCTACCTTACAGCACAGGAGAGGCGACATTAGCACAGTCACTCAAAGCCGCTGAAGGTCCGCTACGCCGATACATGCTCGATCAAACACAGCGAAAAGCACTCGAGCAAGTTACAAAGATCGCAGGTGAAACTCAGATGGTGGATGAAGATGACATCCCGTTTCTTATCCTGCTTCCTGCCTACCTGCTGAGTGAGCTAAAGGTCGCATTTCAAATTGGCTTTATGCTGTTTTTACCCTTCTTGGTCATCGATTTAGTGGTCGCATCTGTATTGATGTCGATGGGGATGATGATGCTGTCACCGCTCATTGTCTCACTACCGTTTAAGCTGCTGGTTTTTGTCATCGTTGATGGGTGGGGGCTACTCATGGGAAGCCTTGCCAATAGCTTTTGGGTGAGCACATGAGCCCAGAACAAGCGGTGACACTCGTTGGTCACGCCATTAGCGTCATCTTATTGATGGTGTCTGTCCTTATCCTGCCAAGCCTAGTCGTAGGTTTGGTAGTCGCTATTTTCCAAGCCGTCACCCAGGTAAACGAACAAACACTGAGTTTCTTGCCACGCTTGCTGGTCACTCTGCTCACTATTATTCTGGCTGGGCATTGGTTGCTACAAGAAATCACAGATTTGTTTCTGTTCGTATTCAGTGCCATTCCCGCCGAAGTAGGTTGATATCATGACCATCACCTTTACGGAACTTACTCAGTGGCTGGGGTTGATTTGGTGGCCATTCGTGCGGCTTACTGGGCTATTTTTAATCGCGCCATTTTTTGGCGATAAAGCGATACCCATGCGCGTTAAGATTTTATTTGCGTTCGTGTTTTCACTGTTACTTGCTCCCATGATCAATACGGTCCCTCCGTTTAATCCATTTTCTATCGATGCCATCATTTTCACTCTCTACCAACTGGTATTTGGCTTCCTCATCGGTTTCTCGGTGATGATTTTCTTCACGATTTTTTCTATTGCTGGTCAAGCTATTTCCATGCAGATGGGACTTGCGATGGCCATCATGAATGACCCAGCGAATGGCGTCAGCATCGCCATTATCGGTCGCATCATGTTTATAACCGCTATGCTGCTGTTCCTGTCTATTGATGGTCACTTAATTGTCTTACTGCAACTTAAACAGAGTTTCACCCATTGGCCTTTGGATTCACTGTTTCCGTTTAGCAGTATCGACTATGTGTTGAAGATGGTCTCGTGGATGTTTGCTACTGGTCTGCTTGTCGCCATGCCCGCCATTGTGGTGATGTTACTAAGCAATATTACCTTTGGTTTAATGAACAAGGCCGCACCCGCTTTGAATGTGTTTGCGCTGGGTTTCCCAATGACCATGCTGCTCGGGCTGTTTGCCATGATGGCATCTTTGACCGGGATTGGTGATCACTACTTCGAGCTCGCGTTGGAGTTGAATCGCCATCTCAATTATATATTGAGGCTTCCAAATGGCGGATAACCAGGACAGTGGCGATAAGAGTGAACTGCCCAGTCAACACAAACTGACCAAAGCAAAACGAGAAGGACAGATCCCTAGAGCCAAGGATTTTGTGTCAGCCGTTACGCTAACTGCGGTGGTGAGTTACTACGTGCTAAGCATCGACTCCCTTGCCGAGACCTTTATTGAGTTGTTCTTGATTTGCTATGAGTTTGACGCATCAGTGGTGGGTAAATTTGATGTCATCGTCGAGTTGGTAGGCAAAGCCTTATTTGCCATGATCATGCTGTTTTTTCCGCTGTTCATCTATCAAGTCATCGCCGCTATCATAAGCTCTACTATGCTCGGTGGTTGGGTGTACAGCCCGACCCTACTAGCGCCAAAGCTGGAAAAAATCAGTCCGATTAAAGGGTTTAAACGGATTTTCTCTACCCAGTCTTTGGTGGAACTTGCCAAGAATACCGTTAAAGTCACCCTGTTTTTTGCCGTTCTTTATTGGGTAATTGATCGATACATAGCGGTAATTACTGGTCTGGTTAGCTCACCCTTCGATACGGTAATTACGACCATCACCACAATCACGGTGGAGTATCTAGGTTATCTTCTGCTACTGATTCTGGTCTTTGGCCTTGTTGACTTCCCTTATCAGCGCTACGAGTTTACCAAGCAGATGAAGATGACTAAGCAAGAGGTCAAAGATGAACACAAGGAACAAGAAGGTCGCCCTGAGGTAAAAGCTCGTGTTCGGCAAATCCAAACTCAGAACGCGAAACGAGGGGCAAATGAAAGAGTACCCAAAGCAAGCGTGGTACTGACCAACCCAACTCATTACTCTGTCGCACTCGTCTATGACCTGACCCAAGCTGAAGCCCCGTTTGTGGTTGCTAAAGGCAAAGATGACGTGGCCACTTACATCAGGGAGCTTGCCGCAAAGCATCAGGTCGAAGTGGTTCAAAGCCCAGAGCTGACCCGTGCTATCTATCACACGACACAAATAGACCAAATGGTGCCCAATCAGCTTTTTGTCGCGGTGGCGCACATCCTCACCTATGTCAATCAGCTAAAAGAGTGGCGCAAAGGAAAAAGAGGCAAGCCAAATAGCTTGCCTCCGTTCGATATCCCTAAAGCGTGGACCGAATTTAAAGAACCGCCTGAGTGACCTTCTCAAGCCGCACTGCAGATACTTTAAACTCTGGGATCTTCGCGTGCGGGTCAGTTGCAGTATTGGTCAGCTTATTCGCTGCCGATTCAGCAAAGTGGAACGGCACAAACACAACGCCCTGCTGCATCCGTTTGGTAACAAAGGCAGGCGCGGAAATCTCACCACGTCGCGACACCAACTTCACATCCTGACCATTGGTCACTCCGAGCGCTTCAGCATCCTCGACGCTGATCATAATGCGTGGTCCAGCAAGGTTATCCAGCCCTTTGGTTTTGCGCGTCATAGTTCCTGTATGGAACTGCTCGAGTAATCGACCCGTGGTAAGAATCATTGGGAACTCGTCATCGGGAAGCTCAGCCGCATATTCAAATGGAATTGGAGCCATCGCCCCTTTACCGCGGATAAACTGGTCCTTATGCATAATGCGAGTACCGAAAGGCTTCACATCGTTACATGGCCACTGCAAACCGTTTTTACCAATCGACTGCCAGCGAATACCGCTGTATTGCGGCGTAACATCGGCGATTTCCTCAGTGATTTCTTGCACCGTTTGGTACTGCCAGTCGCCACCCATTGCATTGGCAATAGACTGAATAATACGCCAGTCCTCTTTTGCTTCACCCGGCGC
This window of the Vibrio maritimus genome carries:
- a CDS encoding FliM/FliN family flagellar motor C-terminal domain-containing protein, translated to MEKILLTEFGNPNVKMRKFLLKHTSHFSNEVIDLFKFNFAGRHTKVTFSQASDYPENSVKSVLNIEEFGNIFFYIEPQNLDVLLHRHLSSDTPEEPKHLASSASELTQTHLRLFQKFSMALANTMTADAKHYLIDNTDHEPSNVGVRITFQFDHKELSIVILIDDRYVKKLREMLGNNETFDRDEILNTLRYQPVEMGCVLLHGQCTLHELSKLVPGDVLPLTLCKNLTVKVNGHPTFFGKLQTIDSELGVKIDG
- the fliQ gene encoding flagellar biosynthesis protein FliQ, whose amino-acid sequence is MSPEQAVTLVGHAISVILLMVSVLILPSLVVGLVVAIFQAVTQVNEQTLSFLPRLLVTLLTIILAGHWLLQEITDLFLFVFSAIPAEVG
- the fliP gene encoding flagellar type III secretion system pore protein FliP (The bacterial flagellar biogenesis protein FliP forms a type III secretion system (T3SS)-type pore required for flagellar assembly.), which produces MSRTTLGQTLLLFALLCISPQVALAEGLTILTETQGEQGTEYSVKLQILILMTLLSFVPAFVIMCTSFTRIVIVLAILRQALGLQQTPPNQVLVGIALIFTLLIMRPVWSKIYDDAYLPYSTGEATLAQSLKAAEGPLRRYMLDQTQRKALEQVTKIAGETQMVDEDDIPFLILLPAYLLSELKVAFQIGFMLFLPFLVIDLVVASVLMSMGMMMLSPLIVSLPFKLLVFVIVDGWGLLMGSLANSFWVST
- the flhB gene encoding flagellar biosynthesis protein FlhB, translated to MADNQDSGDKSELPSQHKLTKAKREGQIPRAKDFVSAVTLTAVVSYYVLSIDSLAETFIELFLICYEFDASVVGKFDVIVELVGKALFAMIMLFFPLFIYQVIAAIISSTMLGGWVYSPTLLAPKLEKISPIKGFKRIFSTQSLVELAKNTVKVTLFFAVLYWVIDRYIAVITGLVSSPFDTVITTITTITVEYLGYLLLLILVFGLVDFPYQRYEFTKQMKMTKQEVKDEHKEQEGRPEVKARVRQIQTQNAKRGANERVPKASVVLTNPTHYSVALVYDLTQAEAPFVVAKGKDDVATYIRELAAKHQVEVVQSPELTRAIYHTTQIDQMVPNQLFVAVAHILTYVNQLKEWRKGKRGKPNSLPPFDIPKAWTEFKEPPE
- a CDS encoding FliM/FliN family flagellar motor switch protein — protein: MADDKPTRDIDVSIEDMNLQDELPDLDDLDLDLNDLDDDGIHSDHATAPASSVNLLKSIPVDITVEVARKTLILDELLNLKSGSVVMLEKHEGDPVDIKINGTSFGTGEIVSKNGQYGVRLLSIIKKPNQ
- the flgB gene encoding flagellar basal body rod protein FlgB gives rise to the protein MIDLDQALGVHPQMVQFRLDRASVLSSNIANVDTPNYKSVDVSFNAVLTGIGTSKTWQVDSQMLYRIPVQRTRDGNTVELEAEQARFAKNVMDYHQSLAFLQSKINGLKSAIKGQ
- the fliR gene encoding flagellar biosynthetic protein FliR, with translation MTITFTELTQWLGLIWWPFVRLTGLFLIAPFFGDKAIPMRVKILFAFVFSLLLAPMINTVPPFNPFSIDAIIFTLYQLVFGFLIGFSVMIFFTIFSIAGQAISMQMGLAMAIMNDPANGVSIAIIGRIMFITAMLLFLSIDGHLIVLLQLKQSFTHWPLDSLFPFSSIDYVLKMVSWMFATGLLVAMPAIVVMLLSNITFGLMNKAAPALNVFALGFPMTMLLGLFAMMASLTGIGDHYFELALELNRHLNYILRLPNGG
- the flgC gene encoding flagellar basal body rod protein FlgC, with product MSFFGIYETAGSAMTAQTVRLNTISSNLANADSVSGDPAKVYKPLKPIFSSIYNQFDSKLSQNLGAHQGIVPIRIADVVEVSSVTEERFEPDNPLSNDEGYVYYSGINVVNEMADMMSATRSFEASVEVLGNAKSMQQSLLGLWRNQS